The nucleotide sequence ATTAACCTCTTCGAATATCAATTATATCGTATAAAACTTTATTTACGGACGAAAGTTTCACTTATAAATGAAACTTTTATATATTTGTAGAGATAAAAACGACGAAGAATGGCATATATTAAGAGAGATAGTTATATTGAGCGCATAAAGCCCTATATAGGTAAGCCAATAATTAAAGTTCTGACCGGACAGCGTAGAGTTGGGAAGAGTTGTATTATGCTTCAGCTATGTGATGAAGTTAAAGCAATGGACAAAAAAGCTACTACTATATATATTAATTGCGAGTTGGAAGAATTCAGAGTAATCAGAACATCTTCCGATCTATATACTTATATAAGTTCACGTTTAACTACTGGCGGACATAATTATCTGTTCATTGATGAAGTACAAGAGATTGATTCATTTCAGGATGCTTTACGCAGCCTGCTTGCCGAGCAGAAATGCGATATTTTCTGCACTGGAAGTAATGCAAATATACTCTCTAGTGAACTGGCGAGCTATCTTTCCGGAAGATACATGGAGTTCGAAATACATTCGCTTAGCTATTGTGAATTTCTGCAATTCCACAAGTTAAAAAATTCATCAGACAGCCTTGTAAAGTATCTTACTTATGGAGGCATGCCCTTTCTTATAAACCTTGAACTAACAAGAGAACAAGTCTTTGAATATTTAAGCAATGTTTATTCTACCATATTACTTAAGGATGTTGTTGCCAAAGAAAAAATACGCAATGTATCTTTTCTTGAGAACTTAGTAGTGTACGTATCAGATAATGTAGGCAGTTTGTTTAGTTCGAACAACATCAGCAAATATCTGAAATCCCAGCAGATTCAAATGTCACCGCAGCTTATTATAAATTACCTGAAAGGACTAACCAATGCTTACATAATTCACCGTGTACAACGGGCCGATATTGGAGGGTTGAAAATCTTTGAAGTAGGAGAAAAGTATTATTTCGAAGATTTGGGATTACGCAATATGATTCGTGGAGGAGATACATCTTCGGAAATACATAAATTGATTGAAAATGCAGTATTCTTACACCTCACTCAATCTGGCTATAAAGTTTTTGTTGGAAGAATGAACGATAAGGAAATTGACTTTATGGCAGATAAAAATGGACGAAAAATTTATATACAGGTTACATTAACTGCAATGGACGAGAAGACCCGCACACGAGAATTTGGCAATCTAATGGAAATAATGGACAATTATCCGAAATATGTTATTGCCCTCAATGATATAATCATAGGAGACGACTATAAAGGGATTACATATTGTAATCTGGCAGACTTCCTTGTAATGGACATTTGAAAGAATGTGTAATATTCTAATAGTCATTGCTAAAGTAATTATTTATTTTGGTTTTTATATCTCAAAGCAGACAGAAGTGATGTTGAAGACAAATTGGAAGAAAACACATAACAGTTGTATGCTTCCCCAATATTAATTTTGTCGGACAATAGTGATTAAGAATGTATTATTATGGAAAAAGTTGGGGAAATAATTATCGCATTTGTGAACATATCTGTTGACAATTTACTATCTTTGCATCATGAATAATGTTGGACAATATATTGATTCCCTTATCAAAGAGGGTAGACACAAGCAATCAGACATTGCGAGAGCGATTGGCGTACAGCGTCAGTTGCTCAGTTATATCATTGCCGGACGGCGTGAATTGTCTATTCCGTTGGCTCTGAAGTTGGAATCGTTTTTCAACTTGCCCGAAGGAAAACTCCTCAAAATGCAGACAGAAAACAGCATTCACAACTATAAACATCAACTCAAAGATGAATTAGAAGAGGTGTTGATTAAAGTCAACGCCTTTTGGTCTTATGCGAATGTATCAGCAGACAATATACCCAGTGATGAGCTAATTGAAAAGGTCTTTATATATCTCGACTTAAAGGATATTGCTAAACTATTTGAGCTTTACACAAGGGATTATATTCGAAAAATCTGGCGGGAGAAGATGGCTATTCAGGGCGACTATCTATTCAATCTCAATGTGATGATTGCCCTCTACTATTTCGACATCAAACAACCCGAAAAATATCTCAAACGAGTTGAACGTGAACATCTAAAACATATATTGAACAATGCGTAAAGGTTTGACAGAGAAAATAGCTATCATCATCGAGAAGGTGTCAGCCATGGAAAGTATTAAACCCTATATCCTTGGTGGCGGAACTGCGCTTGCCATGCAGATCGGACATCGCAAAAGCGAAGATCTGGATTTTATGATGTGGCGGAAGTCAAAAAAAGAAAAGCCTGAGGTCGATTGGACCGCCATCGAAAAAGAACTTATAGAGAAAATCGGC is from uncultured Macellibacteroides sp. and encodes:
- a CDS encoding ATP-binding protein; the protein is MAYIKRDSYIERIKPYIGKPIIKVLTGQRRVGKSCIMLQLCDEVKAMDKKATTIYINCELEEFRVIRTSSDLYTYISSRLTTGGHNYLFIDEVQEIDSFQDALRSLLAEQKCDIFCTGSNANILSSELASYLSGRYMEFEIHSLSYCEFLQFHKLKNSSDSLVKYLTYGGMPFLINLELTREQVFEYLSNVYSTILLKDVVAKEKIRNVSFLENLVVYVSDNVGSLFSSNNISKYLKSQQIQMSPQLIINYLKGLTNAYIIHRVQRADIGGLKIFEVGEKYYFEDLGLRNMIRGGDTSSEIHKLIENAVFLHLTQSGYKVFVGRMNDKEIDFMADKNGRKIYIQVTLTAMDEKTRTREFGNLMEIMDNYPKYVIALNDIIIGDDYKGITYCNLADFLVMDI
- a CDS encoding helix-turn-helix domain-containing protein; translated protein: MNNVGQYIDSLIKEGRHKQSDIARAIGVQRQLLSYIIAGRRELSIPLALKLESFFNLPEGKLLKMQTENSIHNYKHQLKDELEEVLIKVNAFWSYANVSADNIPSDELIEKVFIYLDLKDIAKLFELYTRDYIRKIWREKMAIQGDYLFNLNVMIALYYFDIKQPEKYLKRVEREHLKHILNNA